The Littorina saxatilis isolate snail1 unplaced genomic scaffold, US_GU_Lsax_2.0 scaffold_2914, whole genome shotgun sequence DNA segment GAGTGTTGGACCCGTAGATCAGATGCAACTTGCAGACAGTTTTGTCAGTGATATATGAGATGCAAGCTTATCTTGGCCATACATCGAGCATTCTGTCAGAAGAAATCGAAGACCTAtggtgtgcgtgtttgtgtgggggggggtgagtgtgttcgtgtgtgtgttcgtgtgtgtgtgagagagagtctcagagagaggagagagaggagagagagagagagagagagagagagagaaagagagagagagaaagagaaagagagacgctgacagacagacacacagacagaaaaacagacagacagacaggcagacagaccgacaaacaaAAATGGAGCGACAAAACCAGCCAAACAGACCTCACGAGGCCAAAACAGACATAGCTCCATACACACCAGTCACGGAACGAACCCACAACaagcattttgtgtgtgttattcccTATGGCAATGTTCATGTCTAGACAGGCTTCAATGAGCTAACCATCACCTATTTTTCGCATTACTGTCAATGTCTTGGACATTCCCATCGTAATGGGGGTCCGTTTGGACTGAAACGAGCGCAAGAGACTCCAGGAAATGGCTGCATAGGCGAATGGATTATCCATAAACGGAGCGGAAGTACGTCCTTGGTCACGTGATTGTGATAGGACAAAACGCCTGCGGTGTGAGACGCTTGGGGTCGATGTCAGCTCGAGAGTAATGTTGACGATTTGACTTTTCCGCGCTTATGATCTTTCATGGTGGAAGAGTGTCTGTGTTtgcgggagagagggagagagagagaggggggggggggttattgaGATGGGTAGGAAGGGCTGGAGGTAGCCTTAGAGACGTAGACTTTAGGAAGGGGAAAAAGAAGAGGATCAAGGAGATAACACCTTGGTAGTGTTTGGTTAAAGTCGACTGTTTTGTGTATGCATgcgagggttagggttagaacgggagggggggtgggagggggggggggggtagttgaGGTGGATATATTGAGGGGCTGGAGGTCGCATTAGAGACGTAGACTTTTAGGAGGGGGAAAAAGAAGAGGATCAAGGAGATAAAAGCTTGGTGGTGTCTGATTGATGGTTGGGGAGAGATGAACTCTGTTGCGAGTTTTCAACAAGTAGATCCAGACCGATAGGGGTTGTGAACGGAGACAGGATGGCCAAGGAAATGTCAAGCTTCTGATCTgaatgcacccacacacacaccacccataTTTCTGGGTAAACCGCTCAAAATATAAAGAGTATATAATTGTTCATTTTCTATTTACTGTATTATTATCCCTGTGCtgtgaaattcgggtcgcttcctcccagtggaaagctagcagcaacaagagtcgcgctacccaggtttGTGCGTGTTcaggcaaacaaaaaaaataggtgtggttaaggtaacatagccaaaaaatagggtaggaaggtaggcaatcactttttttttggtttacttttttatttttaacttttttttttaatgtgtcctacttgacagggaaataagtgtgcgactcgagcgctgtcgctttcattgcgttttctgtacttttgtgtgtgtgtgtgtgtgcgtgtgtgtgtgacaaatgtaataaaaagttatagggtcggcccctaaaaatagggtaggtcgggttaccgtaaccacacctattttttttaggccttaggtGTAATCAtgcagccacctgcacttatggcagagtGACCGATATTGTTTACGTGCTagtgtggtgacacgggggtgggacatggatacagtttctgtgtctgcacataaagttgacccgtgtccgtcccggcctggattcgaacccgtggcccgaggatcacaagtccaatgctctaccaCAAAAAGCTATACTGAAACCGTACTCAAGGATACAGAGTTGTAAGGTAATTAGCTTGTTCATTATGTTTGGTAATGTTGCACAGCAATTGCGTATAGTTGTCACCTCTTATAGACTCAATAAAGCTTAGTATGTATACAAGTGTACATTTTTAACTGCAgatggggttttttttaaatacaacgTGAAATTAGGTCATGCGACTTGTGTCCCCGTTTCCCAAACGCCGACACATATTGGAGAAACGAGCAACAGATCTTACGCTCTCTCTGTTGGCAGAGCAGTGCCATGCGCCTAATTCTTTTTAAATATATGTATAATAGCACAACTACAGCACCACCCACATAagaaaaaagcacacacaaaacatacattGACATGGATACACTGGTACGATTATTGGCCACATTTTTTAACAGGCTCTTTCGACCTACTTAACGACATTCATGAACCGTCAACTCCTGCCCTTTCCAGCTCTCAGCACTTCCTCGTTCACAATTTCAAGTAAATGCATTTCTGACATCGTACTTTGAATATTTCGGTCAACTTCAGTGGGCGGAGGACGACATGCGGTTGCACTGAATATGCCAGGAACATCATGGAAGTATTGATGCCATATTTGGACAGAACCGACGGAGAACCAACCCTTATTTTGAACTGCTGTGTTGTACTTTTGGGGGGCAAACAAATAGGTTGCTGCATCGCATGTTACCGATGTTTCCAACAAGTATTTTGATGAGCCGAAACTATGATAGGCCAAGGACACGTGcgatattaacagctattgtgttttcagcgtagcaatagggcccgatatttagacgagacaagtataatgccgacgagtcgaagacgagtcgcatcatacgtgttcgagtctaaatatcggaccctattgctacgatgaaaacacaatagcgtttatattaTAATATAGCTATTCCCCCACGTGTcaatcagaatagctatataaagtaATGGCGggtaatatagctattctgatggacacgtgggggaattcggggatgtgcttggatggtctcacacatcccttttccgatcatcaaagcataatgctacggaagtcggccatttttgccaatatccaaaagcatattggcaataacaaagacgcatggttccggtttcaagcacacgcatacctcgccaggtttgtttctgtgacaagtcgacagacgatgccatttgctttgtgtgtgtttttgttgttgcttactcctacatgacatacattacgtgtaaaatcctgGGCTTGAATGCATAGCCCCTCCATACTTTTAGGATTTCATAGCGCTTTGGAGCGCATAGCTATGAAGCGCACTATAGAACTCAGCGGTCCGCATGCATGAGGTCAGATAGTGCCTGCAATAACTAAGAGCGGCTCTATTTTTAACACGTAGATAGTGGAAGGGATTCCCCGTCATCTGGCTTGCCTGCGCATGCGTCGAGCTTTGTTTTGGTTTCGGCTCCGAATGTTCCGGTTGCACATTTACCGCGAAAAGTTCACTGAGACATAACgcaatggaaatttcggcagaGGAAAGTGCCAAAAGAGCAAGAAATGCCAATTTTTCGCAGGCAGAGGTTGCCGTATTGTTAGAGGAGGTTGCGCTtgaaaaagaaacaattaactGCAGTTTTAACAGCCATATGACGCTGCAGAAGAAAGACAGAGTTTGGCGTGCCATCCAGATGCGAGTCAATGCGTGTGGTGTGGCAAACAGATCGATCAAGCAGCTGAAAGCGAAACTGGGAACTATGAAAATGGACGTGAGGGCAAAGAAGAGGCACGGCAGGGGGACAGGAGGTGGGAAGCCACTACCGAAACCGGACTTCGAGGAAGTTGTTGCGGAAATCATAGGGAAGGATTCCGCTACTTTCAATGGTCTTGAAGGTTAGTAACTGCAGATGTTCACCAACCCTCCTTTTCATGTAATTTAGTCCGAGGATAAGAAGGGTTGTATGTAAAAGAAAAACATCTACATTTTTTTACACGAGTCGTGAGTAGTGATGTTATTCCATTGTGGCATTGTGCTCTAATATAAATTTCCAGAGTACAACTACAATTACAGTAATCGGTCTGTTATTCTGTGTTAATGTGTATTTCACATAGAAATGATGCATGCCTTCCCGTTCCGGAGCgacaaggaaataacaaattaCTGTTTATGGCAGTATGAGTATTAGTTGACTTGTAATTTTAGCTGTTGTGGTGATGTGTATATAATGTTGATTTGAGTGGATGTTTTATATATAAGCATGCATTCTGTATGTACTGCCACACATTCAATTTTGACTTTCACACTTCTGTTTACAGTGGACGGCACTGAGACCTTTCTAAAAAGGCACAGGATTGATTCAGTCTCCAGTACAAATGGCGGTAAGTACACAATGCATTTTTAGTGCTTGCATTGTTGCTTCCCGACAGATAGATTCAGATTGTGACTCCAAATGGCAACCTGCCAATGTGTGTATTAACACTGAACTGTGTAAGCTACTTGGTTGAGTCCCTCATCCATGCATCAGCTAGATAACTGTTCCATGTGACAGTAATATATATGAGGGGTTTTCAATTTGGgggcaaaaaggaaaaaagaatcaTGCCTTTGTTTTGCAATGAAATTTAGTGCATCGAACTGTTTTCAGTTGTCAAGATTTATCTAGGCACTGAGATGTGATGGAGtgccttttttgttgttgttgcagttcAGATTGTCCTGTATTGATGCCtgtattttctttcttgtttgtttgtcaatgCTTGAAGGCCATTTGTGCCACTGACTTCTTGGAGATTGACAATATCAAATTGCAGCACACAATTTTGAGGAATTTGTATATTGTTTGCTTTTTCTCTACCCAAATATTGATCATTTGATGTCTGTTGCAGCACCTGCTCGTCACCCTTCCCAATCCCAGGCCCTTTTGATGGAACGACCAAGTACTTCTCTTGATGGCGGTAAGTTATACGCTTTTGCTGGTGTAGTTTTTGTGTGCACATATCATTGTATGATATACATCATCAGCACTTGTTGCACATTATTCTTTTgaaaaccgcaacacggtggcctagtggtaaggcgtccgcccagtgagcgggaggtcgtgggttcgaaccccggccgggtcatacctaagactttaaaattggcaatctagtggctgctccgcctggcgtctggcattatggggttagtgctaggactggttggtccggtgtcggaataatgtgactgggtgagacatgaagcctgtgcttcgacttctgtcttgtgtgtggcgcacgttatatgtcaaagcagcaccgccctgatatggcccttcgtggttggctgggcgttaagcaaaaaaaaaaaacacacaaaaaaacacacagttCTTTTGAAAGAAATACCTACATAGTTACTTGCGCAGAATGATTTTTACACACATGGTTAAATGTTCAAGATGTATGTGGAGGTAGGCTGTGATGTATGCAGAGATAAGCTTACAGTAACACATTTCAGCCACACGCACAAGTACAACTACAAGATCAGCTCAAAATTCAAATGCCAAATTGTGATTATGATGAATACTTTTTATTTTTGGAATATATATATGAATTAGCCATGCTTTGCACATTTAATTTCCACATGTAATCAGATTCACTGTTGGATATATATATCAAAcattttgtatatatttaaaaCAATATGTTGCAATGCTTGCTTGCAGGTCCAACCATGCATTCCACTCCACGGCGAGAAGAAAATCGGGGGGTTCTGCACAGGGTGGCTTCATCTGCAATTCTTCCGATTACACTTGGTAAGATTTGGGggtcttttttctgccttaacATAAAAGCTTATCATTGTACAGAGTCGCTATGTATGCTACAGTGGCATTTCTAGAATCCCCTTTTTAGGACCACCCTCCCCCCCGCCTAAGAAGACCTTGTCCTTGCTTTGCACATTTTCTGTTCTGTACTTTTACCCGcattttaacccttacactggtgcaattctgtaacacatgttacatagccactggtgaattaacagagagaaaaataacataaaacggtcatataggttttcgcatccatgggaggtaatcggaaccgaccaaacagacccCTTACATTTAGGCTGGACGAAGAGTAGActcttaacccttaggctggttgtcgatgtcgcgctactttatgtatactgtcacctggttgtcacgacatatgtcgcgacatatgtcgtgacagtATAcataaagtagcgcgacatcgacaaccagcctaagggttaagagTCTACTCTCGTCCAGCCTAAATGTAAGGGGTATTTATGCAAGAGGGGTTTGCACTCTACACATATATATTCTCAGTAATTGTGTTCTATATTGTTCATATTGCTTTCTGATGGTTTAAATCTACTTTATTTGGTTATGCATCTGACTTAATTTGTATATCAAATCACAGATCTTGCAGTAAGATGGGTAAGAATTTGCAACAGGATTAATCAATGTGTTCAGAACAAGTTGGTTCTGATATTTACAGCATTGGTGTCTCCCTTTGTCAGATTATGCAGAGCCCCGAATTATTGAGGTCGAGGTTCACCATGAGACAGTGCCTGAAGCTGAGGGAAGTTCCTTCAGGGAGTGGCAGCCATTGGATTTCTCTTCTTCATCTCGGGCAAACCCATCACACCGCCTGGTCTGCACTACAGGTCTTCTGTGGAGAATCCACAGGCTCAAGCTCAGCTGCCGACTGTGCCAGGGCCTGCGTTGGAAGAGCCGTGTGCTGCAGTTGTAGAGTCACAATACAGGAGGGCAGGCGGGCATCTGCAAAGGAGAAAGACACATAAATCGTTGCGATCCAGAGTTTCCAGAGTTACCAATGCGCAGTCTGATGCTGAATCAGAGGTATTTAATCAATACTTGCGAAGCAGTATTGCCGCTAACAGTGTAACCTGGAGTTGATGGaccttaaaaaaagaaagctgCAAAGCAGTATTGCCATAGACAATGCTAATCTGGAGATAATTAACCTGCAAAAAAGAAAGCTGCAACTTGAAATTGATTACTGACTAATGTTGATCCTGATTTTAACAGTAAGAGTCCGTTTTTATCTCCCCGCAGAAAAAAACTCATGGACTGTCATCACTGTTCAGCAACTCGTATATACTTtctagaaaaacaaacaaacagtattACTATTATCA contains these protein-coding regions:
- the LOC138955805 gene encoding uncharacterized protein — translated: MEISAEESAKRARNANFSQAEVAVLLEEVALEKETINCSFNSHMTLQKKDRVWRAIQMRVNACGVANRSIKQLKAKLGTMKMDVRAKKRHGRGTGGGKPLPKPDFEEVVAEIIGKDSATFNGLEVDGTETFLKRHRIDSVSSTNGAPARHPSQSQALLMERPSTSLDGGPTMHSTPRREENRGVLHRVASSAILPITLDYAEPRIIEVEVHHETVPEAEGSSFREWQPLDFSSSSRANPSHRLVCTTGLLWRIHRLKLSCRLCQGLRWKSRVLQL